One Nicotiana sylvestris chromosome 12, ASM39365v2, whole genome shotgun sequence genomic window carries:
- the LOC104230519 gene encoding adenosine kinase 2 — protein sequence MDFEGILLGMGNPLLDISAVIDQDFLNKYDIKPNNAILAEEKHLSMYDEMTSKFNVEYIAGGATQNSIRVAQWMLQIPGATSYMGSIGKDKYGEEMKKNAKDAGINVHYYEDESPTGTCAVCVLDGERSLVANLSAANCYKVDHLKKPENWALVEKAKYYYIAGFFLTVSPESIQLVAEHAAAKNKVFSMNLSAPFICEFFKDQQEKVLPYMDFVFGNETEARTFSRVHGWETDNVEEIALKISQWPKASGTHKRITVITQGADPVVVAEDGKVKLFPVIPLPKEKLVDTNGAGDAFVGGFLAQLVQGKPIADCVKAGCYASNVIIQRSGCTYPEKPDFE from the exons ATGGATTTTGAGGGTATTCTTTTGGGTATGGGCAATCCATTGCTCGATATCTCTGCTGTTATCGATCAAGATTTCCTCAACAA GTACGACATTAAGCCGAACAATGCAATTCTTGCTGAGGAAAAGCACTTGTCTAT GTATGACGAAATGACATCCAAATTTAATGTCGAATACATTGCTGGAG GTGCAACTCAAAATTCAATCAGAGTAGCTCAG TGGATGCTTCAAATTCCAGGTGCAACAAGTTACATGGGCTCTATTGGGAAGGACAAGTATGGGGAGGAAATGAAGAAAAATGCGAAAGATGCTGGTATCAAT gttcACTACTATGAGGATGAGAGTCCAACGGGTACTTGTGCTGTCTGTGTGCTTGATGGCGAAAG GTCGCTTGTTGCAAACTTATCAGCTGCAAACTGCTACAAGGTTGACCATTTGAAAAAACCAGAGAACTGGGCTTTGG TGGAGAAGGCCAAGTACTATTACATTGCTGGATTTTTTCTCACTGTTTCTCCAGAATCTATTCAGCTTGTTGCTGAGCATGCAGCTGCCAAAAACAAG GTTTTCTCAATGAACCTTTCAGCACCATTTATCTGTGAGTTCTTCAAGGATCAACAGGAGAAAGTCTTGCC GTATATGGACTTTGTCTTTGGTAATGAGACAGAAGCAAGAACCTTCTCTAGAGTTCATGGCTGGGAG ACTGATAATGTTGAAGAAATAGCATTGAAGATCTCACAATGGCCAAAGGCATCAGGAACACACAAGAGAATCACTGTCATTACACAGGGTGCTGATCCAGTTGTTGTTGCTGAGGATGGGAAGGTGAAATTGTTCCCAGTTATTCCTTTGCCAAAAGAGAAACTTGTTGACACCAACGGTGCTG GTGATGCATTTGTGGGAGGATTCCTTGCACAGTTAGTCCAAGGAAAACCTATTGCAGATTGTGTCAAAGCAGGGTGTTATGCATCGAATGTCATCATCCAAAGGTCTGGTTGTACATACCCTGAGAAGCCCGATTTTGAATGA